In Mobula hypostoma chromosome 13, sMobHyp1.1, whole genome shotgun sequence, the following are encoded in one genomic region:
- the LOC134355342 gene encoding mesoderm posterior protein 1-like produces MDITVPQHHNSPIAPDWSRLSDANFTSSESDCALGWDPDPSPSGWVTTQWVTPEYDGSGPADGSRLTSESDCLTDSTSYSLSPISSVDSYRLSPPHLPGTSPPEVGVDASLPSPAAARRPGKVRSRCPDRQRQNASEREKLRMRGLARALRNLRTYLPPSVAPAAQSLTKLETLRLTIRYIAHLTELLNEEGRDTGGVSRGRWPQGLSWLHHPHQQPPFPSPSLPTSHQPESQDQNTFLQDFQCATGSTHTGRFPQSYIPGF; encoded by the exons ATGGACATCACTGTCCCCCAACACCACAACTCCCCGATTGCCCCTGACTGGAGCAGATTGTCAGACGCCAACTTCACCAGCTCTGAGTCGGACTGCGCGCTGGGCTGGGACCCTGACCCTTCTCCTTCTGGCTGGGTCACAACACAGTGGGTGACTCCAGAGTATGACGGCTCCGGGCCGGCTGACGGGAGCCGCCTCACCTCGGAATCGGACTGCCTCACCGACTCCACGTCCTACAGCTTGTCGCCGATCTCCTCCGTCGACTCCTACCGGCTTTCCCCTCCGCACCTCCCCGGGACATCCCCGCCCGAGGTCGGCGTGGACGCGAGCCTCCCTTCTCCCGCAGCGGCTCGCCGGCCGGGGAAGGTCCGGTCGCGCTGCCCCGACAGGCAGCGGCAGAACGCCAGCGAGAGGGAGAAGCTGAGGATGCGGGGCCTGGCCAGGGCCCTCCGCAACCTGCGGACCTACCTGCCCCCGTCCGTGGCGCCCGCCGCTCAGAGCCTGACCAAGCTGGAGACCCTGCGGCTGACCATCCGCTACATCGCCCACCTGACGGAACTGCTGAACGAGGAGGGCCGAGACACGGGGGGCGTGAGTCGGGGGAGGTGGCCTCAGGGTCTGTCCTGGCTGCACCACCCTCATCAACagcctcctttcccctccccttccctaccTACCTCCCACCAGCCAGAGTCACAAGACCAGAACACATTCCTCCAG GATTTCCAATGCGCAACGGGATCCACACATACTGGCCGGTTTCCTCAGAGCTACATCCCTGGATTCTGA